A section of the Malus sylvestris chromosome 17, drMalSylv7.2, whole genome shotgun sequence genome encodes:
- the LOC126611736 gene encoding tricyclene synthase EBOS, chloroplastic-like, translating to MAKEHTRVSTSPLSASGSLDNMGFRSPKKGESLLDEGLAFSTNYLKNLSGLNVTNGLGEQVSHALELPLHHRMQRLESRWYIEAHSKRPDANKVLLEIAKRDFNRVQCTLQRDLQEVSGWWVDMGLAEKLSFTRDRLMECFFWSVGIIFEPQHSHVRKELTKVAALVTTIDDVYDVYGTLDELELFTSAVERWDIKAVENLPDYMKLCFLALYNTGNKMIYDTLKKQGENVLPYVTKVWADLYKAFLKETTWCYNKHTPTFEEYIDNAWISVSAVVFLVHTYFLLNPKITKQALECLENHHSLLHWPSLIFRLSNDLSTSAAEVERGETANSISCMMRGSLHISEESARQYISNLVENSWKKLNKDGAAATPFTEQFVKAARNLARISQCIYQYGDGHGAPDTRAKNRILSVIIDPI from the exons aaagGAGAGAGCCTCTTGGATGAGGGCCTTGCATTCTCAACAAATTACCTCAAGAACCTCAGTGGACTTAATGTTACCAATGGACTAGGAGAACAAGTGAGTCATGCACTGGAACTTCCACTGCACCATAGAATGCAAAGATTAGAATCTAGATGGTATATTGAGGCACACAGTAAAAGGCCAGATGCAAATAAGGTGCTACTTGAAATTGCCAAGCGAGATTTTAACAGGGTGCAATGCACACTCCAAAGGGATCTTCAAGAAGTATCAGG GTGGTGGGTGGATATGGGCTTAGCCGAAAAGTTGAGCTTCACCAGAGACAGATTGATGGAGTGCTTTTTTTGGTCGGTTGGAATCATCTTTGAACCTCAACACAGTCATGTCAGGAAAGAGCTGACAAAAGTGGCTGCTCTAGTAACCACCATTGATGATGTCTATGATGTTTATGGTACTCTGGATGAACTAGAGCTTTTTACTTCTGCTGTTGAAAG ATGGGATATCAAAGCTGTAGAAAATCTTCCAGATTACATGAAGCTTTGTTTTCTAGCTCTTTATAACACAGGGAATAAGATGATTTATGACACTCTAAAGAAGCAAGGAGAAAATGTCCTCCCTTATGTCACAAAAGTG TGGGCTGATTTGTACAAAGCATTTCTAAAGGAGACAACGTGGT gttaTAACAAGCACACACCCACATTTGAAGAATATATTGACAATGCATGGATATCAGTCTCAGCGGTGGTGTTCTTAGTTCATACATATTTTCTCCTCAACCCAAAGATCACAAAGCAAGCACTTGAATGCTTAGAGAATCACCATAGTCTCTTGCATTGGCCATCTCTTATTTTCCGGCTTTCCAATGATTTGAGTACTTCGGca GCAGAAGTGGAGAGAGGAGAAACTGCGAACTCAATCTCATGCATGATGCGTGGCAGTCTACATATTTCTGAGGAATCTGCTCGTCAATATATAAGTAATTTGGTTGAAAATAGTTGGAAGAAGCTGAACAAAGATGGAGCTGCTGCTACTCCATTTACTGAGCAGTTTGTAAAAGCAGCAAGAAACCTTGCTCGGATTTCCCAATGCATATATCAATATGGTGATGGGCATGGAGCTCCAGACACAAGAGCAAAGAATCGAATCCTATCAGTGATTATCGATCCCATTTAA